AGATGCAGCACCACTTCTTTATACTTTGAATTAAGCCCTCTTAAATTTATGGAATATCCCTGCGCGCGGAATGTTCCCCATCCTGTCATGCTGTAAGACATATGTTATCCTCTCGTTTGGGCTTTTAAGCCCGTAATTTTATTTGGTAAGTACCACTCCAAAAGTAATAATTGAAACCACAAGCGCTGTCAGCCCTATATACGGCCAGCTGGCTATCATGTTAAGAACGTTGTCATCGGTACCATAAGCGGACTTAAGCCCGTTTATCTCTTTTTTTAGCCTTGCAATTTCCCTTTCGTTATTTTCAATCTCTTTTCTTAAGACTCCCATAATGTCATCCCAGCTCTGCATTTTGCCGGTCCTTGCGTCCATCTGCTGTTTGACGTCAGAAAACTCTTTCATATAGACATCTGCTTTTTCTTTATATTTAATAAACCTTTCATCAAGCAGGGCAATGCTTTCTTTTACGCCCGCAAGCGAAGCCACAGCCGACCTTGTTTCTATGCTTTTTTCATCCGCAATAGCCAGCTGATTTTTTACCCGTTCAAGTTCTGTCTTTAACGCGGCCATTTCCTGTTTCATTGCCTGCGCGGCTGTTATCGCGTCTTCAGCCGCTTTTAAAGCTGAATCAGACCTGTTCTTTGCAGCATCAAGTTTTTCCTGGAATACGGTATTATCCGGCTGCGCAGCAGGCGTAACCGCGCCTTCCGCGAAAAGCGCGGAGGACATTATAAAAAATATAACAGCTAAAAATAAATTACTTGGCTTCATTTTTATCCGCCAGCCTGTCATAAACAAAATCAAACATAGAAACAATTGTAAAGCCCATGCCGAACACCAGAAAAATAAAAGTGAACACGCTGGACATAACGCCGTCCCACTTGGCGCCGGTGGAGATAAACACCACAATTGACAGGACAATTAAAAACGCCCAGAACATCGCGTTTATTACAAGGTAGTCCTTCATTGTGTACTTTGTGTCGTCTGATACCGCTGCCTTCCTGTTTTCTTTGTTTTTATTCTTTGCCATTTTTCACCCCTTAAATTAATTTCTTCCTATGCCCGTATATTCAAAGCCCTGCTTTTTTACTGTTTTAGGGTCATATATGTTTCTTGCGTCAACAATTACGGGTTTTTTCATCGCCGATTTTATTCTCTTAAGGTCAAGCTCCCTGAATTCGTTCCATTCGGTTAAGACCACAAGGCATTCCGCTTTCTCCGCGGCCTGATACGCGTCTTTTACAAAAGTCACGTTCTTTAAAACTTTTTTCGCGTTGGGCATTGCCACGGGGTCATACGCCTTTATCCTGCACCCTTTTTCCGAAAGGGACTTTATTACATCAAGCGCCACCGCTTCCCTTATGTCATCCGTGTTGGGTTTAAAGGCAATTCCAAGTATGCCAATCGCCCTGCCTTCCACTGTGCCAAGCATTCTCTTTATTTTATTAAGGACGAGTTTTTTCTGCATTTTGTTTACTTCCATGACCGCATTTAAAATAAGGGGCTCGTAATCCTCGCTGCGGGCTATGTTAATAAGCGCTGCCACGTCTTTGGGAAAACACGACCCGCCAAAGCCCGCGCCCGCGTTTAAAAACTGCGACCCTATCCTTTTATCAAACCCCATTACTTCCGCCACTGTGGAAACATCGGCGCCAACGCGTTCGCAGATATTTGCTATTTCATTTATGAAAGATATCTTGGTGGCAAGGAACGAGTTGGAAGCGTACTTAATCATTTCCGCGCTTCTTAAATCCGTTACCACTATTTTGCATTTTAAAGGGGCAAAAATCCCGGCAACTTTTTCAGCCGCGTCTTTTTTCTTGGCGCCAATTACCACCCTGTCCGGGTTCATAAAATCATGAATAGCGCTGCCTTCCCTTAAAAATTCCGGGCACGATACAACATCGTACCTGCTTTTGCCTTTATAGTTATCCTCTATGATGCTTTCAACAAGGTCGCCCATTCCGATAGGGACCGTGCTTTTATCAACAATAATCTTGTCATCAGTCATGTTTTTACCAATGCTTTTTGCCACTTCTTTTACAAACGTAAGGTCTGCTTCGCCGTTATGTTTTGGCGGGGTGCCTACCGCGATAAATATTACTTCCGCGCCTTTCATTCCTTCTTTTATGGACGTGGTAAATTTAAGCCTTTTCATGTTCCTTTTTACAAGTTCTTCAAGGCCCGGTTCGTATATGGGAAGGATATTTTTCTTAAGGTTTTCAACCTTTTTCTCATCCACATCCACGCATGTGACATCGTTTCCAAGGTCGGCAATGCAGGTGCCTGTAACAAGCCCTACATAACCTGTTCCTACCACGCAAATTTTCATCAAAACCTCCAATAAATAGTAAAGGACATACGTATAACCTGACCTTATTTTATACCATAAAATAAGGGTATTTACAAGTTTCTAAACTGTGCAAAACAGAGCATAAATCCATATTAAAAACATTTAATCTATGTTAATATCTGTAAAACAATTAAAGGGGTTAGGGATTGAAAAAAACTATTTTACTGACGCTTCTGCTTGCCGTATCTTCATTATTATTGGCGGAGGATTCCGCTAAGCTTTATACATTAGACAACTGGTGGGAAGGCGGTTATACCAAGCGCCTTGCTTTAGGAACAGTTATATATGGCTTTGAAGACGGCAATAACACTTTTGACCTTTATAATATGGGGTTTCCTGCCGCTTTTGTGACACGGACAAAAAAGAATGTTATCTCCCTATCCGCTAACTACCAGACCTCCCCCGACCCGCTTAGGATGATTTTCGGCAGTGATACAAATTCAATTACTTACTGGTTTGACAAGAATAATATCATTAAAGCTGACTGGAGATATAACCGCGAGTACGAACCCGGCAGGTTTCACCCTTCCCCTCATACATATTACTCCTCATATAACGGCACAACTTACACAGTTAATGGTTCTTCTTCATCCGATGCAAAATATTCAAATATCGGAAGTATTGAATATATATTGAATTTAAATAATTTCAGTTTTGGCATAGGCGCTTCAAACTATTTATATTACAGTGAATATGAATATTCAGATTATAGGAATGCAATTTCAGGAACCGGAGAATCATATTTAGATTCCGGAATACATATAGACGAAGACCGGCTTATGACTTTTTTGTTTAGTGCTACATCTCAATTTTCTATATTAAACTTATCTTTAAATACCGGTTTTCTGCACGGAGAAACAAAAAAGTTATTAGCTTATCAGGATATCATTTCGCACCAAAACTATCATTCCGCACATATTTTCGAACAGATATTTTTTGATTTTGGCGCAGGGATACACGAAGATTCATTTGAGCTTTTATTTAAAATATCACCGCGAATAACAATATATGAAAAACCAAATGACTATTATGGCCCTACAGATAAACTGCTGGCTGAACTAAAAGCCAGGTGGCGAATGACCGAATGGCTTAACGTTTACGGCGTATTGGTGCCGGCAGGTTTGACCCTTGGGCTTGAATATACCACTTCTGCTGTTAAAGCCTGTATTGAAATAAACAAAGGCAACAAATATGCCGGCATAGAAACAGAATTTATTGATAACTTTATACTAAGGTTAGGAGCCGGTAAAACAGAATCAGACTATTATTTAACCAGTCCGTATTTTACAGATACCGCAGATTTTTATTCTTCATATGAAGACTTATTTATTACAGGCGGGCTTGGTTTTAAAACCAATAATTTTAAATACGATTTTTCCTGCAAGTGGACTCCCGTAATTGACACATATAACAACTACAATCTTAAAGATGTATTCATCTTTTCTCTAACAACAAAATTTTTCTGGGATTGATACCGCACAACAATCCGGTTCTTCTTCTATAGCGTTTAAATGTACTTTCCACTTTACACTTATTGTGATATCATTTGCCCTGCAAAAAACAACAAGGCGGTAACATGGACGGAATTTTACTTTTATACAAAGAAAAAGGGCCCACTTCATTTAAGGCCATAGAGCAGGTTAAAAAACAGTTCAAAATAAATAAAATAGGCCACACCGGCACCCTTGACCCGATGGCAGAAGGGCTTCTGGTTGTGCTTCTGGGCAGCGCTACCAAAATAGCGGATTATGTGGATGATACCAAAGAGTATGAAATGCAGATTCAGTTTGGCGCGGCCACAGACACTGACGACGCCATGGGCAAAGAGATAAATACCCTGCCTGTGCCCGCGGATTTAGCGGATAAAATAAACGCAAAAATAGCTGATTTTACAGGCAAAATCATGCAGATTCCGCCGGCGTATTCGGCAATAAAAAAAGACGGAAAAAAACTGTACGAACTTGCCCGCGCCGGCAAAGAAGTAAAACCGGAGCCTAGGGCAGTGGACATATTTTCAATTGAAGTGCTGGAGGTTATTGACACCACCGCGCGCCTTAGGGTGGCGTGTTCTTCAGGCACATATATGAGAAGCCTTGCCCGCGACCTTGCAGAAGCCGTTAATACCTGCGGCCACCTTTCATATTTAAAGCGTACCAGAATAGGAAAATTCAGCAGCGACAACGCCCTGACATTATCGGCGATTGAAGATTTACAGAAACACATAATTTCCATCAATGACACCCTGTATAACGTAAAAGAAGCCCAGATAAGCGCCCCGGAGCAATTAATGTTAAAAAACGGGATAGCGTTAAAGAACCGGTTTGGTTTTAAACCCGGCGAGGTAATCAAAGCCGTATTTGACGGCAAAGTATTGGCAATGTGCACGGTTGAAGGCAGTGTATTAAAGATAAACAGAGGAATAGAGATTTAATATTTTATCCGTAAAATTAAATTTTATTCCGTGACGTACGTGGAATAATACTTTTTCTCCCCGCATTCTATTGCCGGCCTGGCAAACTGCCACTTTCCGTTTATCCCAAGTTCATTGCAGGCAAGTTCAAAATGTTTCATGGCTATTCCAATATCTATTGTCTGCCCGAACTGGAATTTATATTTTGGCGTGTATTCAAGATAAAAATGAAACGCATTATCCGCTTTTATAATTCTCCACGGCTGCTGGTTGGAAGCCGAAGGGCCTATCCTTACGCATTCAAGCGGCTGTTCAAACCTGCCTGCTGCTTCTTTGTTTAATGACTTTGTAAAATCATCTTCAAAAAACATCATGTTCCAGTGGTGACGCGTGTCAGATTTTACAAAGACCCTCATGGCTTTATCTTTCAGGCGCCTTTTTTCCACGGCGTAACCCACAGGCGTTACCGCTATCAAATCTTCATTCTCTTTTAAGTTCATCGCGGCGCTGAAACCCGCTTTATCATACGTTACGCCCATCCAGCATGTACCCAATCCTAAAGAAGAGCAAAGCAGTATCACCTCTTCAAAAATATAACCGACATCCGCAAGCGATTTGTCTTTTTTCTCTGCAGCCGCGGTAATAAATACTTTTGCACCTTCAATTGTCCCGTACGTTCCCAGTTTCATCGCCTTTTCAGCATCCACAGCTTCTATATCCACCAGTACCATACGGACTTTCGCGCCAAAAGGGCCTGTTTTATCCCCTTCAATTGCTGACCTTAACGCGTTTATCTTTTCCGGTTCTATATCCATATCCTTAAACGTGCGCCACGAAGCCCTGTCTTTTATTATTTGAATCGCGTTCTTCATATATTCTCCCGTTTTAAACCATTAACTTTTTAATCCTTTTAATACACCTGTCTTTTCCCACAATCTCTATCAGGTCAAATAATCCCGGCCCCTGCGTGGCGCCGCTTAACGCGACCCTTATCACATGCATGTACACTTTTGATTTTATGCCCGCAGCTTCCATATCCACCCTTACGCGTTCTTCAACTTTTGGTTTATCTTCTGTGCCTTCCTCTTCAACTATTTTTAACAACACTTCAAGGACTTTTACTCGCTCTTCCGCGTTTTTTTCCCATACCTTTTGTGCTTCCGGCTGCATTTCAACATCATCTTTAAAAAAGTATGACGACAGCGCTCCAATTTCGTTTATAAGTTTTAATTTTTCCTGCTGTACCACGACCACTTTTTTCAGATAATCCCTTTTTGAAACCGCTTCTGCTTCAGTTATGTATCCGTCATTTATTAACTGCGGTATGCAAAGGTCTGTCAGTTCATCAATACTTTTCTTTCTTATGTACATGCCGTTAATCCACTGAAGTTTCTGGTCGTCAAACATAGCGCCCGCTTTATGCACGCGCGTAAGGTCAAATTCGGATATTAATTCTTCCATTGTCATAATGTCTTTGCCCGATTCCGGCGACCAGCCCAGAAATGCCAGATAGTTTACCATTGCCTCTTTTAAGTAACCCATCTTTCTGTAGTTTAACACGGCAGTTTCGCCGTGCCTTTTGGACAGCTTGCTTTTATCCCTGCCCAATATCAGGGGGATGTGCGCGAATTTTGGTACCTGATACCCCAGCGCTTTATACATGTGTATCTGCTTTGGAGTGTTTGAAAGGTGGTCTTCACCGCGTATGACGTGGGTGATGCCCATGTCCGCGTCGTCCACCACAACCACAAAATTATAAATAGGCATGCCGTCCGCGCGCAGAATTATCATGTCGTCCAGTACGCTGTTTGCTGTCCTTACGTCTCCCCTTATCATGTCTTCCACTATTACTTCGCCGTCTTTTGGCACTTTTAACCTTACGGTATATGTTTTGCCGGCAGCTTCATTTGCTTTTACCTGCTCCGGTGTTAAAAGCGCGCATCTGCTGTCGTATTTAAAAGCCCTTTTTTCCGCTTCGGCTTTTTTTCTTTCAGCATCAAGTTCTTCTTTTGTGCAGAAGCATTTATACGCTTTGCCGTCTGCAATTAATTTTTCAGCGTGCTTGTGATAAACATCAAGCCTTTTAGTCTGGTAATACATGGAATCATCCGCGCTTTTTCCGGGGCCCTCGTCCCAGTCCAGGCCAAGCCATTTTAACGAATCAAGTATTTCCTGTTCCGACTCTTTTGTGGAACGTTCTTTATCGGTATCTTCTATTCTTAATACAAACACGCCTCCCTGCCTTTTGGCAAAAAGGTAATTAAATAACGCGGTCCTTGCACCGCCTATGTGAAGGTATCCTGTGGGGCTTGGCGCAAAACGTACTTTAATCATATTGTTTCTCCTTTTTAAAAAATAGCACCTTAACAGTTTAAGCAGTTAAGCTATAGCGGCGGCAAACCGCAGCATTTTACAAATAAAAACAGCCGGCTTATATCGCCGGCCGCATATTTTTAATAATTAACCGTTTTTTATTTCTGCGCCGCAGATTCCATTTCGCAGCTGCCTTCAAATATTACGCCTTCTGCCATTACTATCCTTGGAGTTTTAATGTCGCCGTAAAGTTTTCCGGTGTGCAGAAGTTCAAGTTTGACAGTGGCAATGACGTCGCCCGTCACTTTTCCGGCGATTACGGCAAACTTTACTTCCACATCGCCTTTTATCACAGCGTTTTCGCCTATTATAACACCGGCATCGGTTGTGACATTGCCTTCCACTTTGCCGTCTATGCGTATTGTGCCTTTGGCATTTACATTGCCTTTTACTTCACAATCCCTGGCAATAATAGTGGCCACATTTGATGATGAAAACATTTTGTCCGCCTTATTTATTAAGCGCCACTTCTTCGCGCATGTATTTTACAGGATTTACCGCAACTCCGTTAAGCCTTACTTCATAATGCAGATGCGGCGCGGTTGACCTTCCGGTATTTCCCACGTATCCAAGTATCTGCCCTTTTTTAATGTGCTGCCCGTTTGTCACAACAAAATTTCTCATGTGCCCAAAACGGGTGGTATATCCATTTGCGTGATTTATAAGTACCATATTGCCGTAGCCGCGTTCAAAACCTGCCGCCACCACAACGCCGTCTGCCTGCGCTTTAATAGGCGTGCCTTCATCATTTGCTATGTCCACGCCCTCGTGAAATGTAAGGGCGCCGGTGAACGGATCCATCCTTGAACCAAAACCGGCGGTTATCCAGCCCTTAACAGGCCATCCCGAAGGCACAGCTGTCATCCTTGCCCTCTGTTCTGTAATATATTTTATTATCTGCTGGTAGCTTTGCTCTGACTTACGCGACTCTTCGTCTATATATTTGGCGGCAAGCGCAAATGAATCTGTCTCTATGCTGCTATCCCTGTCTTTAATGTGTTTTTGAAGCATCTGCGAATCAATATTTGTGGGGCCGCCAAAACCTGTGTATTTAATTATGCCTTCCCTGCTTTTCAGCTTAAGCATTCCCCTAAGCTGCCCGTCAAGCTCTGAAATGCGCTTAACAGCTTCCCTGGCTTTTAAAATTTCAGCGGTGAAAACCTTATGTTTCTGATTAAGGTATTTGTTGTACTCAATAGTGGCCCTGTAATTGGCATGCCTTGATAAGATGAAAGCGGAAACACCTATTCCGGACACCCATAATAATAAAAGCCCGGCGAAAATAATTCCGCTTAATCTGATACTTACCACTTTAGAATTGTCGTCGGGAACAAGCATTATTGTCAGATGCTTTTCCCTCTTTTTTAGCTTCATTACTTACCCCCTGACGGCACCGCGGGCCCCCGCCCTTGATTAATCCGCCATTCAGCCAAACAGTTTATTTTACTTGTTTGCTTCAACAAGTTTTTCTTTTAATTCAGGAGAAATATTTTCAATATCTTCCATTAATATCTTAACTTTTCCGCCGTCAACTTTTGTGCCTTTAAGGAATGTTAATTTAGCGGCTTTAAGCTTTGTTAAAAGCATATCAGAGTATTTTCTGGGAGCGTAAATATATACATCCGCACCGTCATCGTTTGGATAAGGTTCAAGTGATACCCTTATAAGTGACCCCGGATAAAGCCTTTTTGCCTCGTTTTTCAGCCTTTCAGCAATTGCTTCTGCCTGTGTTGCTCCCATTCTAAGCCTCCTTAAAGAATAATTTTAGTTTATACATCTTCCGGTTCAATAAAATTATTATAAGTCAATTATATGGCTGTTGTCAATAGGTTATCGTTTACAAAGGCACACATAGGGTTTCTTAATGCAAAACAGAGGTGTTAAAAACAAGTTACAAGTTACAAGTTACAAGTTACAGGTTACAAGTAACAAGTTACAGGTTACAAGTTACAAGTTACAGGTTACAAGTGACAGGTTACAAGTGACAGGTTACAAGTTACAAGTTACAGGTTACAGGTTACAAGTTACAAGTTACAGGTTACAGGTTACAACTTACAGGTTACAACTTACAGGTTACAACTTACAGCTTACAACTTACAGCTTACAACTTACAGCTTACAACTTACAGCTTACAACTTACAGCTTACAAGTGACAGCTTACAAGTGACAGGTAAACAATAAAAAAAGTTACAGATTACAAATTATAGGTTTGTTTCACCTGTAACTTGTAACCTGTAACTTATTACTTGCAGTTTCTCACCTGTAACTTGTAACCTGTAACTTATTACTTGCAATATTTCACCTGTAACTTGTAACCTGTAACTTGTTACTTGCAATGTTTCACCTGTAACTTGTAACCTGTAACTTATTACTTGCAATATTTCACCTGTAACTTGTAACTTGTAAC
This DNA window, taken from Candidatus Goldiibacteriota bacterium HGW-Goldbacteria-1, encodes the following:
- the truB gene encoding tRNA pseudouridine(55) synthase TruB — its product is MDGILLLYKEKGPTSFKAIEQVKKQFKINKIGHTGTLDPMAEGLLVVLLGSATKIADYVDDTKEYEMQIQFGAATDTDDAMGKEINTLPVPADLADKINAKIADFTGKIMQIPPAYSAIKKDGKKLYELARAGKEVKPEPRAVDIFSIEVLEVIDTTARLRVACSSGTYMRSLARDLAEAVNTCGHLSYLKRTRIGKFSSDNALTLSAIEDLQKHIISINDTLYNVKEAQISAPEQLMLKNGIALKNRFGFKPGEVIKAVFDGKVLAMCTVEGSVLKINRGIEI
- a CDS encoding nitroreductase, with translation MKNAIQIIKDRASWRTFKDMDIEPEKINALRSAIEGDKTGPFGAKVRMVLVDIEAVDAEKAMKLGTYGTIEGAKVFITAAAEKKDKSLADVGYIFEEVILLCSSLGLGTCWMGVTYDKAGFSAAMNLKENEDLIAVTPVGYAVEKRRLKDKAMRVFVKSDTRHHWNMMFFEDDFTKSLNKEAAGRFEQPLECVRIGPSASNQQPWRIIKADNAFHFYLEYTPKYKFQFGQTIDIGIAMKHFELACNELGINGKWQFARPAIECGEKKYYSTYVTE
- a CDS encoding cell shape determination protein CcmA; the encoded protein is MFSSSNVATIIARDCEVKGNVNAKGTIRIDGKVEGNVTTDAGVIIGENAVIKGDVEVKFAVIAGKVTGDVIATVKLELLHTGKLYGDIKTPRIVMAEGVIFEGSCEMESAAQK
- a CDS encoding UDP-glucose 6-dehydrogenase; this translates as MMKICVVGTGYVGLVTGTCIADLGNDVTCVDVDEKKVENLKKNILPIYEPGLEELVKRNMKRLKFTTSIKEGMKGAEVIFIAVGTPPKHNGEADLTFVKEVAKSIGKNMTDDKIIVDKSTVPIGMGDLVESIIEDNYKGKSRYDVVSCPEFLREGSAIHDFMNPDRVVIGAKKKDAAEKVAGIFAPLKCKIVVTDLRSAEMIKYASNSFLATKISFINEIANICERVGADVSTVAEVMGFDKRIGSQFLNAGAGFGGSCFPKDVAALINIARSEDYEPLILNAVMEVNKMQKKLVLNKIKRMLGTVEGRAIGILGIAFKPNTDDIREAVALDVIKSLSEKGCRIKAYDPVAMPNAKKVLKNVTFVKDAYQAAEKAECLVVLTEWNEFRELDLKRIKSAMKKPVIVDARNIYDPKTVKKQGFEYTGIGRN
- a CDS encoding glutamate--tRNA ligase yields the protein MIKVRFAPSPTGYLHIGGARTALFNYLFAKRQGGVFVLRIEDTDKERSTKESEQEILDSLKWLGLDWDEGPGKSADDSMYYQTKRLDVYHKHAEKLIADGKAYKCFCTKEELDAERKKAEAEKRAFKYDSRCALLTPEQVKANEAAGKTYTVRLKVPKDGEVIVEDMIRGDVRTANSVLDDMIILRADGMPIYNFVVVVDDADMGITHVIRGEDHLSNTPKQIHMYKALGYQVPKFAHIPLILGRDKSKLSKRHGETAVLNYRKMGYLKEAMVNYLAFLGWSPESGKDIMTMEELISEFDLTRVHKAGAMFDDQKLQWINGMYIRKKSIDELTDLCIPQLINDGYITEAEAVSKRDYLKKVVVVQQEKLKLINEIGALSSYFFKDDVEMQPEAQKVWEKNAEERVKVLEVLLKIVEEEGTEDKPKVEERVRVDMEAAGIKSKVYMHVIRVALSGATQGPGLFDLIEIVGKDRCIKRIKKLMV